Part of the Paenarthrobacter sp. JL.01a genome is shown below.
GTTGCCGCCTCCGCCGAAATGCTGCTGCCCGGCATCGCCAAGCACCTTCCGGAGTTCACTTTCACTCCCCCGAGGCTGGCAACCTCGATTGTGGGTGACGGAATCGTTTCCCTCGGAGCGATCCGGCACGCCCTGGACTACGTCGAAGAGCACGCATTGGACCTCTCCCCCTCGTCGCGGACCAACCGGGCTTCCTGAGCCTGGGCCAAGCGCCAACTACTCCGGCATGGACATGGTCCGCAGGTCCAGCTGGCGCAGGACCCGGTCCGCCACTTCGGGATCGGTCCCCGGCTCATTCCGGGCCTGGACCACTTCCATCCGTGCCGCATCCAAGGCGATGGTCTGGACAGTGATGGCCAATTCCCGGCCCCGCTCGCGTTTTTCCTTGGCAGACTCGTTCTTCAGGGTGCCATCGAGCAGCTCGGCGTGCAGCCGGCGCATCTTCTCCTTGACCAGCGCCACCTTCTCCGGAGGAAGCTCCTTCATCAGGTCGTGGTCCTTCAGGGCAGCAACCGCCGCCGTCTGGGCCCGCTTGGCCAGGAGCCGGGCAGCATCCTTCTCATGCGAGCCGTCCTCGGTAGCGTCCAGCACCCGCATCAACCAGGGCAGGGTCAACCCCGGAAGAACCAGGGTGGCCAGCAATACAGCACAGGAAATAACCAGGATTTCGTGCCTTGCCGGGAAATCGCTGCCATCGGGCAACGTCAAAGGAAGCGCCAACGCGAGAGCCAACGTGGCGAGGCCGCGCATTCCGCACCACGTGAGGATGAGTACTTCTTTGGGCGAGGTGGGCTGCAGAAGGTTGCGCCGCCGTCGGGCCGTCAACGCAAGCAGCCCAAGCCACAGGTACCGCACCACGAATACCAGGACGCAGATCACCACGGCCATACCGACCATTCCGAAGATGGCAGTGCCTTCGTCCCTGATCACCTGCCGGATCTCAAGCCCCACCAGGCCGAAAGCCAGGCCGGTGGCGAGCAACTCCACCACGTCCCAGAACGCCGTCCGCGTAACGCGTTCGGCAGCGTCCTGGGGACGGGCGTGGCGCTGCAGTTCCAAGGCAGTAACGACGACGGCGACCACGCCTGAGGCGTGCAGCTCTTCGGCGAGGATGTAGGCAGCAAAAGGAACCACCAGGGTGACTGCGCTGCGTGCCACCA
Proteins encoded:
- a CDS encoding Na+/H+ antiporter, which translates into the protein MDQLALIIGLLLATVFAVGLGDRLRLPYPVLMLLLAVALTFIPGFPEFEISPELILPIFLPPLLFATAQKSSWAVFRVRWRTLLLMAVALVVVTTAAVAGAAWLMIPSIGIPAAIALGAMVAPPDPVAVESVAGRVHMPRRLITVLQSEGLFNDAAAIVIFQAAVAATMSGKEVGPEVIPQFVLGAALAVVIGIAMGWLTKFITKLVTSMVARSAVTLVVPFAAYILAEELHASGVVAVVVTALELQRHARPQDAAERVTRTAFWDVVELLATGLAFGLVGLEIRQVIRDEGTAIFGMVGMAVVICVLVFVVRYLWLGLLALTARRRRNLLQPTSPKEVLILTWCGMRGLATLALALALPLTLPDGSDFPARHEILVISCAVLLATLVLPGLTLPWLMRVLDATEDGSHEKDAARLLAKRAQTAAVAALKDHDLMKELPPEKVALVKEKMRRLHAELLDGTLKNESAKEKRERGRELAITVQTIALDAARMEVVQARNEPGTDPEVADRVLRQLDLRTMSMPE